A single region of the Neisseriaceae bacterium genome encodes:
- the bioB gene encoding biotin synthase BioB, translating into MKLAKKDQKTQYWTKCQVKDLYTLPFMDLVYKAASVHRDNFDPNEIQVSSLLSIKTGGCPENCAYCSQSAHYKTGINKEGLMPLDEILERAKIAKSRGASRFCLATAWRGPRPRDIDYLTNVIQEVKKIGLDTCASFGLLEEGMASSFKEAGLDYYNHNLDTTPENYQNIIQTRTYEDRINTIQHVQNAGLKLCCGGIIGINESKDDRASFIANLANLEPQPESVPINQLVKIHNTPLENAEELDWTDFVRTIAIARITMPQSYIRLSAGRNMLNEATQGLCFLAGANSIFFGDKLLTTENNKESSDLQLMQKLNLSPQKPSLSE; encoded by the coding sequence ATGAAATTAGCAAAAAAAGACCAGAAAACTCAATATTGGACAAAATGTCAGGTTAAAGATCTGTACACTCTGCCTTTCATGGATCTGGTTTATAAAGCTGCTAGTGTACACAGAGATAATTTCGATCCGAATGAAATACAGGTCTCAAGCTTGTTATCTATTAAAACCGGAGGATGCCCAGAAAATTGTGCTTATTGCTCTCAATCAGCACACTATAAAACAGGTATTAACAAAGAAGGATTAATGCCATTAGATGAAATATTAGAAAGAGCTAAAATTGCAAAATCCAGAGGAGCATCCCGATTTTGCCTCGCTACAGCATGGAGAGGACCAAGACCAAGAGATATCGATTACTTGACTAATGTTATTCAAGAAGTTAAAAAAATAGGTTTAGATACTTGTGCCTCTTTTGGTCTATTAGAAGAAGGAATGGCCAGTTCTTTTAAGGAAGCAGGACTAGACTATTACAATCATAATCTAGATACTACGCCAGAAAACTATCAAAATATTATACAAACTAGAACTTATGAAGATAGAATTAATACTATTCAACACGTACAAAATGCTGGCTTAAAATTATGCTGTGGCGGAATTATAGGGATCAATGAGAGCAAAGATGACAGAGCATCATTCATTGCCAATCTTGCCAATCTAGAACCCCAACCAGAAAGCGTCCCTATTAACCAACTAGTAAAAATACACAACACCCCACTAGAAAACGCTGAAGAGTTAGATTGGACTGATTTTGTACGAACAATTGCCATTGCTAGGATTACCATGCCTCAAAGCTATATCCGTCTTTCCGCTGGTAGAAACATGCTCAATGAAGCAACACAAGGACTATGTTTCCTAGCAGGTGCAAATTCTATATTTTTTGGCGATAAATTACTCACTACGGAAAATAACAAAGAATCTTCCGACTTACAACTTATGCAAAAATTAAATCTATCACCTCAAAAGCCTAGTTTGTCTGAATAA
- the yaaA gene encoding peroxide stress protein YaaA produces MIFILSPAKKMQESQIKFSDLTLPVFERKTRELLQYLNVCSPQKIASLMKISDALAWKNKQRYQDILNGSAPIYPAIELFAGDVYRGLDYSSLNQLSRKYLENQLLILSGLYGVLKPRDGISPYRLEMGTSLSTTSTDNLYEFWNGLLHEYIIQKIQDDINTEKMCLINLASQEYAKAVDFKKIPYPVITPVFKRINPKNGQYQIVGVLAKYARGLMVRYAAERQLTNIEDLKTFNLENYIYRPDLSNTNEWIFIQTN; encoded by the coding sequence ATGATTTTTATACTTTCTCCTGCAAAAAAAATGCAAGAATCTCAAATCAAATTTTCTGATTTAACATTACCTGTTTTCGAGAGAAAAACCAGAGAATTATTGCAGTATCTTAATGTTTGCTCCCCGCAGAAAATAGCTTCTTTGATGAAAATTTCTGATGCATTAGCATGGAAAAATAAGCAAAGATATCAAGATATTTTGAATGGGTCTGCTCCAATCTATCCTGCCATAGAGTTATTTGCTGGAGATGTGTATCGTGGTTTAGACTATTCAAGTTTAAACCAATTATCAAGGAAATATCTTGAAAATCAATTGCTTATATTATCTGGATTGTATGGTGTTTTAAAACCTAGGGATGGAATTTCACCTTATCGTTTAGAAATGGGAACATCTTTATCAACAACAAGTACTGATAATCTTTATGAGTTTTGGAATGGATTACTCCATGAATATATTATTCAAAAAATACAAGATGATATAAATACGGAAAAAATGTGCTTAATTAATTTGGCCTCTCAAGAGTACGCAAAAGCGGTAGATTTTAAAAAAATACCTTATCCAGTGATAACGCCAGTTTTTAAAAGAATTAATCCTAAAAATGGGCAGTATCAGATTGTAGGCGTCTTGGCTAAGTATGCCCGTGGTCTGATGGTTCGTTATGCTGCAGAGCGACAGTTGACTAACATCGAGGATTTAAAAACATTTAATTTAGAAAATTATATTTATCGACCTGACTTATCCAATACTAATGAATGGATTTTTATTCAGACAAACTAG
- a CDS encoding glycerophosphodiester phosphodiesterase — MKAMCKKIFISVILILSQFIMSAQVDLDKTIKTVTIQRDEVRSYVPQNIVIAHRGTTYWAPEETEAAYRWARNIGADYLEADLQLSKDGIILTLHDNNLTRTTDIQTIYPSRMKDPINTFTYQELLKLDAGSWFNQANPSRAREKFKGLEILTLQDVIKIAEGYKIKRDENNRRVIREDGTFVYVKDEKDNGHRPGIYIELKEPELNQGIEEKLEQELTKLNWNILKKPENTQHFYINGKVNIGHTNGKVILQTFSEESLINIQKIFQNKIPTTLLIEWHDGQFENNQPSHSLQNKVAFANRYQATFLGPSIRTKNQYFSDWIHAQKLGMHSYSFDTLKQMQQWKNLVDGMFTNRADLSIEFYIKNKLRSQKLLTTTNSKKLLDDLGY, encoded by the coding sequence ATGAAAGCTATGTGTAAAAAAATTTTTATTTCCGTGATACTTATACTATCTCAATTTATTATGTCAGCTCAGGTAGATCTCGACAAGACAATCAAAACTGTCACTATACAACGAGATGAAGTACGATCTTATGTTCCCCAAAATATTGTTATTGCACACAGAGGCACTACATATTGGGCACCTGAGGAAACAGAAGCCGCTTATCGATGGGCTAGAAATATAGGTGCAGATTACTTGGAAGCTGATTTACAATTAAGTAAAGATGGTATCATTTTAACCTTGCATGATAATAACTTAACTAGAACAACAGACATACAAACGATATACCCCTCTAGAATGAAAGACCCAATAAATACCTTTACATATCAAGAGTTATTAAAATTAGATGCAGGTTCTTGGTTTAACCAAGCCAATCCTTCTCGAGCTAGAGAAAAATTTAAAGGTCTAGAAATCTTAACACTGCAAGATGTCATTAAAATAGCCGAAGGCTACAAAATAAAAAGAGATGAAAATAATCGCAGAGTTATCAGAGAAGATGGTACTTTTGTTTACGTTAAAGATGAAAAAGATAATGGCCATCGTCCTGGTATCTATATAGAACTCAAAGAGCCTGAGTTGAACCAAGGGATTGAGGAAAAACTTGAGCAAGAATTAACTAAATTAAATTGGAATATCTTAAAAAAACCAGAAAATACTCAACACTTTTATATTAACGGAAAAGTCAATATTGGTCATACCAATGGAAAAGTTATATTACAAACTTTCTCTGAAGAAAGTCTAATTAATATTCAAAAAATATTCCAAAATAAAATTCCCACTACTCTTTTGATAGAATGGCATGATGGACAATTTGAAAATAACCAACCTAGTCATTCATTACAAAATAAGGTTGCTTTTGCTAATAGATATCAAGCTACTTTTTTAGGCCCTTCTATTAGGACAAAAAATCAATATTTTTCTGATTGGATACATGCACAAAAACTAGGTATGCATTCTTATTCATTCGATACCTTAAAACAGATGCAGCAATGGAAAAACTTAGTAGATGGGATGTTTACCAACCGTGCCGATCTAAGTATTGAGTTTTATATTAAAAATAAATTAAGGTCTCAAAAATTATTAACTACAACGAATAGCAAAAAACTACTAGATGATTTGGGCTATTAA
- a CDS encoding 50S ribosomal protein L25/general stress protein Ctc: MTEVVKANKRDKIGTGASRRLRRQGLIPAIIYGDNQQPINISVDQNKMFHALNQPEFHTSVVQLELEGQPLEVIVRSFQMHPFKPQVQHIDFQRINSEKTIKIKVPLEFLNAESSVAVKLHGGAIFKIANSVEIITKPTTIPQKLTIDLKDILPGQILHVSDIKFPEGVESAALKCGNNPPIVSSSGKSK, translated from the coding sequence ATGACTGAAGTGGTAAAAGCAAATAAAAGAGATAAGATAGGTACCGGTGCGAGCCGCCGCCTACGTAGACAAGGATTGATTCCTGCTATTATTTATGGTGATAACCAGCAACCAATTAATATATCGGTTGATCAAAACAAAATGTTTCATGCATTAAATCAACCTGAATTTCATACAAGTGTGGTTCAATTAGAGTTAGAGGGTCAACCTCTAGAAGTGATTGTACGCTCTTTCCAAATGCATCCATTTAAACCTCAAGTACAACATATAGATTTTCAGAGGATAAATAGTGAAAAAACAATTAAAATCAAAGTTCCATTAGAGTTTTTAAATGCTGAATCTTCAGTTGCAGTAAAACTTCATGGTGGTGCTATATTTAAAATTGCTAATTCGGTTGAAATTATTACCAAACCAACTACTATTCCACAAAAGCTAACAATAGATTTAAAAGACATCCTCCCCGGCCAAATCTTACATGTATCCGACATTAAATTCCCAGAGGGTGTAGAGTCAGCTGCGTTAAAATGTGGCAATAATCCACCAATTGTTTCATCCTCAGGAAAGAGTAAATAA
- the purB gene encoding adenylosuccinate lyase, producing the protein MAVDLLSTLSPLDGRYRSKAEVLSPYFSEYALIRYRAIVEILWLKYLSNLEEINEIPTFSEQTQELFDKVISDFSLDDAKQVKEIEKITNHDVKAVEYWLKEKFKENMEVENVKEFFHFSCTSEDINNISYALMLRDANKEVIIPQLEQVTESLRRMAHVYADVSMMSRTHGQPASPTTVGKEFANVVYRLNRQLEKLRRFSFMAKINGAVGNYNAHLVAYPDVDWVSNNRLFIESLGLEFNPYTVQIEPHDYMAEYFQILILINTILIDFSRDVWGYISLNYFKQKLKEGEVGSSTMPHKINPIDFENSEGNFGMSNALLSHMSQKLLTSRWQRDLTDSTVLRNIGVALGYTVLANSSLLRGIAKLEVNQSVIEQDLEDHWELLAEPIQTVMRRYGIDSPYEKLKALTRGKDEVNQKTIQDFISRLELPKEVISELLSLTPTKYIGKARELAKEV; encoded by the coding sequence ATGGCTGTTGATTTATTGAGTACTCTGTCTCCTTTAGATGGTAGATATCGTTCTAAAGCCGAGGTATTATCACCTTATTTTTCTGAATATGCTTTGATTCGATATCGGGCTATTGTTGAGATATTATGGCTGAAATATTTATCTAATTTGGAGGAAATTAATGAAATTCCAACTTTTTCTGAACAAACACAAGAATTATTCGATAAAGTAATTAGTGACTTTTCTTTAGATGATGCTAAACAGGTTAAAGAAATTGAAAAAATTACCAACCACGACGTAAAAGCGGTGGAATATTGGTTAAAAGAGAAATTCAAAGAAAATATGGAAGTGGAAAATGTGAAGGAATTTTTCCATTTTTCTTGTACGAGTGAGGATATTAATAATATTAGTTATGCACTTATGTTAAGAGATGCTAATAAGGAAGTTATTATTCCTCAGTTAGAGCAGGTGACTGAATCATTAAGAAGAATGGCACATGTTTATGCAGATGTTTCTATGATGAGTCGCACACATGGGCAACCCGCCAGCCCTACTACAGTAGGAAAGGAGTTTGCTAATGTTGTATATCGACTTAATCGACAACTTGAAAAGTTACGTAGATTTTCTTTCATGGCTAAAATCAATGGTGCTGTAGGAAATTATAATGCTCATTTGGTTGCATATCCAGATGTTGATTGGGTATCAAATAATCGATTATTTATTGAGTCCTTGGGATTGGAATTTAATCCTTATACAGTTCAAATAGAGCCTCATGATTATATGGCTGAATATTTTCAAATTCTAATATTGATAAATACAATATTGATTGACTTTAGTCGAGATGTATGGGGTTATATTTCTTTAAATTATTTTAAACAAAAATTGAAGGAAGGAGAGGTAGGCAGTTCTACCATGCCTCATAAGATAAATCCCATTGATTTTGAAAATTCAGAAGGTAACTTTGGGATGTCTAATGCGTTATTAAGTCATATGTCACAGAAGTTATTGACCTCTCGTTGGCAGAGAGACTTGACCGATAGTACAGTGTTGCGTAATATTGGAGTGGCTCTTGGATACACGGTATTAGCCAATAGTTCGCTATTGCGGGGGATTGCTAAGCTGGAAGTTAATCAATCAGTTATTGAACAGGATTTAGAAGACCATTGGGAGTTATTAGCAGAGCCAATTCAAACAGTGATGCGTCGTTATGGTATAGATTCTCCTTATGAAAAACTGAAAGCTTTAACTAGAGGTAAAGATGAAGTTAACCAAAAAACAATACAAGATTTTATTAGTAGACTAGAATTACCGAAGGAAGTAATAAGTGAATTATTATCTTTGACACCTACCAAGTATATTGGTAAGGCTAGAGAGTTAGCAAAGGAAGTATAA
- a CDS encoding lipoprotein localization factor LolB, with the protein MNQIKYPFLLLLLIISLISSCTSIPNKNIVWQSYHDQKIDFKAFGRLSIKIDHRGSHGNFDWNNQHSRSFSIIDINTPIGNTIGQLCKDFIGVIAENNKGEIFTGNNASELSEKLLGFQVPIDYLDLWINGYASTQSPYNTSGNKLYQNNWTIERILDKNQKPKTILLQGNGLSITLFFDQFSKSDNLQHKNQDLICPNRNL; encoded by the coding sequence ATGAATCAAATAAAATATCCTTTTTTATTATTACTATTAATCATTAGTCTTATTTCGAGCTGCACTTCTATACCTAATAAAAATATTGTGTGGCAATCCTATCACGATCAAAAGATAGATTTTAAGGCCTTTGGTCGTTTATCAATAAAAATTGATCACCGTGGTTCACATGGCAACTTCGATTGGAACAATCAACACTCCAGAAGTTTTAGTATTATTGATATTAATACTCCTATTGGCAATACTATTGGTCAACTTTGTAAAGATTTTATTGGCGTAATCGCTGAAAATAATAAAGGGGAAATTTTCACAGGAAATAATGCATCTGAGTTAAGTGAAAAACTTCTTGGTTTTCAAGTCCCCATTGATTATCTCGACCTCTGGATTAACGGCTATGCATCAACCCAATCTCCTTATAATACATCAGGCAATAAACTTTACCAAAACAATTGGACTATCGAAAGGATACTAGACAAAAATCAAAAACCAAAAACAATACTACTACAAGGCAATGGATTAAGTATAACCCTCTTTTTTGATCAATTCTCTAAATCTGATAACTTACAACACAAAAACCAAGATTTAATCTGCCCGAATAGAAACCTATGA
- a CDS encoding GlsB/YeaQ/YmgE family stress response membrane protein, translating into MGILSWAIFGLIAGVLAKWIMPGKDGGGFIMTSILGIVGAVVGGWVSSFFGYGTVDGFNFGSFVVAIMGALIVLFIYGKIVGK; encoded by the coding sequence ATGGGTATACTATCGTGGGCTATATTCGGTTTAATTGCGGGAGTTCTTGCTAAGTGGATTATGCCGGGTAAGGATGGAGGTGGATTTATTATGACTTCCATACTTGGTATAGTTGGTGCTGTTGTTGGTGGCTGGGTAAGTTCATTCTTTGGGTATGGTACTGTAGATGGTTTCAATTTTGGTAGTTTTGTGGTTGCTATCATGGGTGCTCTGATTGTTTTGTTTATTTATGGAAAAATTGTAGGTAAGTAG
- the ispE gene encoding 4-(cytidine 5'-diphospho)-2-C-methyl-D-erythritol kinase, with product MSYYLSPAKINLYLHIKGRRSDGYHLIESIFSLINLFDVLEIKTTFNNEINLISSNQEIATQDNLILKAAHMLKNKTGSKYGANITLNKNIPIGAGLGGGSSNAATTLVALNYLWQTHLSISELREIGLELGADIPFFILGENALVSGIGEILTPIKLAKSYYVIVFPNISISTKKIFQALALTQNKSTGIISRLCDGTKNDLQTTAFRLYPEMEIVSQLLAPFGNPVMTGSGSAMFIAAQNKEQALLIKKQLPGDFKVYCVESLAQHPLNGLKKPMGI from the coding sequence ATGAGCTATTATTTATCACCCGCTAAAATAAACTTGTACTTACATATCAAAGGTAGACGTAGTGATGGTTATCATCTAATAGAATCAATTTTCTCACTCATTAATTTATTTGATGTATTAGAAATTAAAACCACCTTTAACAATGAAATTAATCTGATCTCATCCAATCAAGAAATCGCTACTCAGGATAATCTGATTCTCAAGGCGGCTCATATGTTGAAAAATAAAACTGGTAGTAAATATGGTGCTAATATCACTTTAAATAAGAATATTCCTATTGGTGCTGGATTAGGTGGTGGTAGTTCTAATGCTGCTACTACTTTAGTGGCACTTAATTATTTATGGCAAACTCATCTATCAATATCTGAACTAAGAGAAATAGGTCTTGAACTAGGTGCAGACATTCCTTTTTTTATTTTAGGAGAGAATGCCTTAGTCTCAGGCATTGGAGAGATTTTGACCCCTATTAAACTGGCCAAATCATACTATGTTATTGTATTTCCCAATATATCTATATCCACGAAAAAAATTTTTCAGGCATTGGCCTTGACACAAAACAAAAGTACTGGGATAATCAGCCGTCTGTGTGACGGAACAAAAAATGACTTACAAACGACTGCTTTTCGTTTATACCCAGAAATGGAAATTGTTAGTCAGTTGCTAGCACCTTTTGGAAATCCAGTTATGACGGGCTCTGGTTCTGCAATGTTTATTGCAGCTCAGAATAAAGAACAGGCTCTTTTAATAAAAAAACAGTTGCCGGGGGATTTTAAGGTTTATTGTGTTGAATCTTTGGCTCAACACCCATTAAATGGTCTAAAAAAACCCATGGGGATTTAA
- a CDS encoding autotransporter domain-containing protein — MKINKYLIALTLSPLLTNPMSFAARISDIISVIPILIDDAVAGGPLNYYHNFPQENLDEKKNGYEFKNLMILGDSLSDKGSGGRKSLYIAGGYESPMYLDYLSLALTGKHSVPESDGGMNYAMRGASMVRIQKNRISIQEQYDLYLKKHNYKVDPDSLYVLWGGNMDLNILVASNFLNIILKKYDLNKPEYTMNESHQATANLAQDLINRGAPYVFVSNIPDSTLFPYSMLLTVEQVVEAIFTPLIIVPYTWIITAAGRAVDRYARNPNNIIQADGRYFFRENHINAMHSQLYWMLPKSLISFLYDAVTYLQDKVIGQYNYSLNQALSKVDGNIVYFDFSALLNEVAYNYKDYGLDTVLVPTCTLGYSSRFCDKKSPEFHSEISLFSDWFHPSPQLHLMIAQTMQAIFNAPVYASSIAQQADNINLSKQFFINNQLNELRYQHNPQLNQPSFFIGYSGSINKSGTYIDKKKTNTNILNIGIYSYLDPQWLVGTAVSIGFGKNKPHDHFRYGFSHQNLSFFTQYTFQNNLWLNINLGIGRLIADDIIRSTLIYTKMIDTKGQTKAYSYNTLARIGIDIYNDEAQQTGTVLELGVNRVKVNGYTENGKKFLAMKYNKYHYDKNYVGIGWYYRNQNLKVASKNVQLSFETSINRRLGGNQFKVPAGLTTSPTMFKREIKNNDKQWINTQVGLKVNINHASSLSTNLGYSSDLKRSHHVNYSIGFKYQL; from the coding sequence ATGAAGATAAATAAATATTTGATAGCTCTGACATTAAGTCCACTGTTAACAAATCCTATGAGTTTTGCAGCTCGTATATCTGACATCATATCTGTCATACCCATATTAATAGATGATGCAGTAGCAGGCGGCCCTCTAAATTACTATCACAATTTTCCACAAGAAAATCTAGATGAGAAGAAAAATGGCTATGAATTCAAAAATTTGATGATTTTGGGAGATAGTTTAAGTGATAAAGGCTCTGGTGGTAGAAAATCTCTATATATTGCAGGTGGTTATGAAAGCCCTATGTATTTGGATTACTTAAGCCTGGCATTAACTGGTAAACATTCGGTACCAGAAAGTGATGGTGGCATGAACTATGCAATGAGAGGAGCTAGCATGGTCAGAATTCAAAAAAACCGAATAAGTATTCAAGAACAATATGATTTATATCTTAAAAAACATAACTATAAAGTTGATCCTGACTCTTTGTATGTTTTATGGGGTGGGAATATGGATTTAAATATCTTAGTTGCCAGTAATTTTCTTAATATCATTCTAAAAAAATATGATTTAAATAAACCAGAATATACGATGAATGAATCCCATCAAGCTACAGCCAATCTTGCACAAGATTTAATTAATCGCGGTGCTCCATATGTATTTGTTTCTAATATTCCTGACTCAACTCTCTTTCCTTACAGTATGTTACTGACAGTTGAACAAGTTGTAGAAGCTATCTTCACACCTCTAATAATCGTCCCCTATACATGGATAATCACAGCAGCAGGTCGTGCTGTTGATCGCTACGCAAGAAATCCAAATAATATTATTCAAGCTGATGGTAGATATTTCTTTCGTGAAAATCATATTAATGCCATGCACAGCCAACTTTATTGGATGTTGCCAAAATCTCTTATTAGTTTTTTATATGATGCTGTAACCTATCTTCAAGATAAGGTAATCGGACAATATAACTACTCACTTAATCAAGCATTAAGTAAAGTAGATGGTAACATTGTTTATTTTGACTTTAGTGCTCTATTAAATGAGGTGGCGTATAACTATAAAGATTATGGTCTTGATACAGTTTTAGTGCCCACATGTACGTTAGGATATTCATCTCGTTTTTGTGATAAAAAATCTCCCGAGTTCCATTCAGAAATTTCTCTCTTCAGTGATTGGTTTCATCCTAGTCCACAATTGCATCTTATGATAGCACAGACCATGCAGGCGATTTTTAATGCACCTGTTTATGCAAGCTCTATTGCCCAACAAGCAGATAATATTAACTTATCTAAACAATTCTTTATTAATAATCAGCTCAATGAATTGCGATATCAACACAACCCCCAACTTAATCAACCTTCTTTTTTCATAGGATATTCAGGTTCTATTAATAAAAGTGGTACATACATAGATAAGAAGAAAACCAATACGAACATATTAAATATTGGTATATATTCATACCTCGATCCACAGTGGCTAGTTGGTACTGCTGTATCAATAGGTTTTGGTAAAAATAAACCTCATGATCATTTCCGATATGGTTTCAGTCATCAAAACTTAAGCTTTTTCACTCAATATACTTTTCAAAATAATTTATGGCTTAATATAAACCTTGGTATTGGTCGTTTAATTGCCGATGATATTATTCGCTCTACTCTTATTTATACTAAGATGATTGACACTAAGGGTCAGACTAAAGCCTATTCTTACAATACATTAGCTAGAATAGGGATAGATATCTATAATGATGAAGCCCAACAAACAGGAACTGTTTTAGAATTGGGTGTTAATAGGGTTAAGGTAAATGGTTATACAGAAAATGGTAAAAAATTCTTAGCTATGAAATATAATAAATATCATTATGATAAAAACTATGTTGGAATAGGCTGGTACTATCGTAATCAAAACTTAAAAGTTGCTTCCAAAAATGTTCAATTGTCCTTTGAAACTAGTATTAATCGTAGATTAGGTGGTAATCAATTTAAAGTTCCTGCGGGATTAACAACAAGTCCAACAATGTTCAAAAGAGAGATAAAGAATAATGATAAGCAGTGGATTAATACCCAAGTTGGCCTCAAAGTAAATATTAATCACGCTTCCTCTTTATCGACCAACTTGGGCTATTCCTCTGATTTAAAACGTAGTCATCATGTCAATTATTCTATTGGGTTTAAATATCAGCTATAG
- a CDS encoding OmpA family protein, protein MTEQLKLTAVLLALFASNSMFAAQHNYPGYTETSLTDGKIVKNRYDECWQNSFLETKVPECGGEVVAVPQFEDSVISLSSNFLFGFDKSTLRPEAIQTLNDTAAKITEQGTQVESVVIEGHTDFMGKESYNQALSDRRANSVRDYLISQGVPTEIISAVGYGESQARMTEQCKSQVAGIKNAAKRRSAQIDCIEPDRRVDIKIRATKRIEVEQPTK, encoded by the coding sequence ATGACCGAACAGCTAAAATTAACCGCAGTATTACTTGCGTTATTTGCTTCTAACAGTATGTTTGCTGCTCAGCATAACTATCCTGGTTATACTGAAACAAGTTTGACTGATGGTAAAATTGTTAAAAATAGGTATGACGAATGTTGGCAAAATTCATTTTTAGAGACTAAGGTACCTGAATGTGGTGGTGAGGTTGTTGCTGTACCGCAGTTTGAGGATTCAGTAATTAGTTTAAGCAGTAACTTTTTATTTGGTTTTGACAAATCTACATTACGTCCAGAAGCAATTCAAACATTGAATGATACAGCTGCTAAGATTACTGAACAAGGTACTCAAGTTGAGTCTGTGGTGATTGAAGGCCACACTGACTTTATGGGGAAAGAAAGTTACAATCAAGCCCTTTCTGATCGTCGTGCTAATTCTGTAAGAGATTACTTAATCAGCCAAGGTGTTCCTACTGAGATTATTTCTGCAGTTGGTTATGGTGAAAGTCAAGCTCGTATGACTGAACAATGTAAAAGTCAGGTAGCTGGTATTAAGAATGCAGCTAAAAGACGTTCAGCTCAAATTGATTGTATTGAGCCAGACCGTAGAGTTGATATCAAGATTCGTGCCACTAAGAGAATTGAAGTGGAGCAACCAACTAAATAA
- the prs gene encoding ribose-phosphate diphosphokinase, which produces MFCNAIKFNPLYGIDMASCDSLMVFTGNANPFLAENVVKHLDISLGRANVGTFSDGETAIELLENVRGRDVFILQSTCYPTNNNLMEILTMADALKRASAGRITAAIPYFGYARQDRRPRSARVPISAKLVANMLDKAGIDRVLTVDLHADQIQGLFDIPVDNVYATPILTHDIQEQRLDNIIVVSPDIGGVVRARAVAKVLNSELAIIDKRRPKANMAEVMNIIGEVENKTCILFDDMIDTANTLCKAATALKEKGANRVLAYATHPVLSGGAVQRVNESIIDEVIVTDTIPLSEDARSCKKIRQISISGLLAETMRRISNEESVSYLFNEDIAKPGALFLP; this is translated from the coding sequence ATGTTTTGTAATGCTATAAAATTTAACCCACTTTATGGAATTGACATGGCTTCTTGTGACAGCTTAATGGTTTTTACGGGTAATGCAAACCCTTTTCTAGCGGAAAATGTGGTCAAACACCTAGATATTTCTCTTGGTAGGGCGAATGTAGGGACATTTTCTGATGGAGAAACAGCAATAGAATTGCTGGAGAACGTTAGAGGTAGAGATGTATTTATTTTACAATCTACTTGCTATCCAACCAATAATAATTTAATGGAAATATTAACTATGGCTGATGCATTAAAAAGAGCTTCAGCCGGCCGGATCACCGCTGCAATTCCTTACTTTGGATATGCACGACAGGATCGCAGACCTCGCTCTGCACGTGTACCAATTTCAGCTAAACTAGTTGCTAATATGTTAGACAAAGCAGGGATCGATCGGGTTCTGACCGTCGATCTACATGCCGATCAAATTCAAGGCCTGTTTGATATTCCTGTAGATAATGTATATGCAACTCCTATTTTGACTCATGATATTCAAGAACAAAGATTAGACAACATCATTGTGGTAAGTCCTGATATTGGAGGGGTGGTTCGTGCTAGAGCTGTAGCTAAAGTACTCAATAGCGAATTAGCTATTATTGATAAACGTCGCCCAAAAGCCAATATGGCTGAAGTAATGAATATTATCGGTGAAGTAGAAAATAAAACATGTATATTGTTCGATGACATGATAGATACTGCTAATACTTTATGCAAGGCCGCTACCGCACTAAAAGAAAAAGGTGCTAATCGAGTATTAGCATATGCTACCCATCCCGTATTATCGGGTGGTGCAGTACAAAGGGTCAATGAATCAATTATTGATGAGGTAATAGTAACAGATACCATTCCCTTATCTGAGGACGCTCGATCTTGTAAAAAAATAAGACAAATCAGTATTTCTGGATTACTAGCTGAAACCATGCGTCGCATTAGTAACGAGGAATCAGTTTCTTATTTATTTAACGAAGATATAGCTAAACCGGGAGCTTTGTTTCTCCCTTAA